Within the Dolichospermum compactum NIES-806 genome, the region AACAGAAGCAGACATGATGCAAGCTGTACGCACTTTACTGATTGGATTAGGAGAAAATCCAGACCGTGAGGGATTAAAGGATACTCCTAAAAGAGTTGTTAAAGCCTTAAAATTTCTGACCAATGGATATGATCAATCTGTAGATGAATTGCTAAATGGAGCAGTATTTACAGAAGATGCAAATGAAATGGTGTTAGTCAGGGATATTGATATTTTTAGTTCCTGCGAACACCACATATTACCAATCATTGGTCGCGCTCATGTTGCTTATATTCCTAATGGTAAGGTGATAGGTTTATCAAAAATTGCCCGCATTTGTGAAATGTATGCTCGACGTTTACAAGTGCAAGAAAGGCTGACTTTACAAATTGCTAATGCACTGCAAGGTTTACTCAAGCCTCAAGGAGTTGCAGTGGTAATTGAAGCAACTCATATGTGTATGGTGATGAGAGGAGTCCAAAAACCAGGTTCTTGGACTGTTACCAGCACCATGCGTGGGGTGTTTTCTGAAGACGAACGGACTCGTGAAGAATTTATGAATTTGATTCGACACAATGCTAATTTTAAATAACAGGTTTTGACTGATGGAAATTTAAAGTCGCTGGGTCTGATGTAGAGATAAGCTATTTTTTATCTCTACATTATGATTAGTTACACAAAATAATAATATTTCACCGCAGATAAACGCGGATAAACGCAGATGAGAAGGGATAAGTTATCAATTTGGTAAATATGGTTTTAGCTACTGAAATGATTGGGAATCTGAAATTTAATGAGCAAGGTTTAATTCCAGCTATAGCTCAAGATTACTATGATGGTACTGTTTTAATGATGGCTTGGATGAATGCAGAATCAATTCAAAAAACCCTGGCTACAGGTGAAGTTCATTATTGGAGTCGTTCTCGTTCTCAGTTATGGCATAAGGGGGCAACATCTGCACATATTCAAAAGGTAAAAGAGCTTTTTTATGATTGTGATGGTGATACAATTCTCATTAAGATTGAGCAAGTTGGTGGTATTGCCTGTCATACTGGAGTCAGAAGTTGTTTTTTTAATTATGTGGAAATTCTGCCTCATAAATTATAATTTATATTAATTATGTCTTTACCCATTATTACTGTTGTTGCTGGATTATCTGGTTCGGGAAAAACCACCTGGATTTGTCAACAAATTCGAGATATTTCATCTGTTGAAAAAGTCATTTATTTTTGTCCAGGAACTGGGAATATTCCTATTGATCAAACTAAAATAGCTACTGAATTTCCAGATTTAAACCTATTTGGCGATGGTCAAGAGATTGAATTTCTCCATCAAATACCCACAGCAGATAGTGTTTATATGGAGTTGGGTGCTTATTTGGAATTAGACAGTGTATCAAAAATATTAGATCATTTCACTTACAGCGCTATAGCAGTTATTCCCCCGGAGTTGAAAAATTCGGAATATGATAGTTGGGCAAATGAAATTATATATGGCGCACCTGCACCAATTATAATTGGAGAAAATTTATGGCGGGTAGCAACTACAGGTCAAGTTATTGATGAAAATAGTTTGGAGGCATTTTGGTATGAAATAACTCATGGTGCTTATGGGATTGTTACCCGTGCTAAGGCAATTTTTGATGTCAATGATGGACGTTCTCTTTACTGTGATTTTGTCAATGGTGTTCCCCAAATAGATTTTTTAGAATTAGACTTACCACGACATTTACAAGGTAGACCTCAGCGATTTAGTGGCATAGAAATAGTAGGTAAAAACTTAGATGAAACAGCTTTAAAAGCAACATTATCCGATTGCTGTTTATCTGAATCCTTAATTTTTCAATATCAACAACAAGTACAACAAATTTTGTTAGAGGGCGAACAAGGATGAAAATAGCTGTTATGTCATGTATTCATGGTAATTATGAAGCCTTAGATGCTGTATTATTAGATATTGACGCACAAAAAGCTGAAAAAATATTTTGTGTTGGTGATTTGGTGGGATATGGACCACATCCTAATGCAGTGATTAACCAAATTCGCTCTTTAGATATTCCTACCTGCGCTGGTTGTTGGGATGAAGATATTGTGGAAGGATTGAATGCTTGCGATTGTAGTTATCCCTCATTGTTAGCAGAAAAAAGAGGTATTCAAGCTCATGAATGGACTAATAAAGAAATTCATCCAGAAAACCGCGAATTTTTAGCCAGTTTACCCTATAGTCTACAGTGGCAAAATTTAGCTTTTGTTCATGGTAGTCCCCATAGTAATCATGAATATTTATTACCTGAACTTGATGCTTTTGTGGCCTTAGAACGGGTACTTTCCACTGGTGCAGATGTGCTGTTTTGTGGACATACTCATGTTCCCTATAGTCGTAATCTTAATGCTGGTGAGTTACAAGTTCAGGTTGATAATCCAGCAGCATCACGGAAAATTAGCTTTTCATCTGCGCTGAAAAAGATTGTGAATGTTGGTTCTGTTGGAGAACCTCGACATGGACGACCCAATGCAACTTATGTAATTTATGAAACTGATACTCAAGGGGTGACTTTGCGGGAAGTTACTTATGATTATCAAAAAACCTGTGCAGCAATTATAGAGAAGGGATTACCAGAAATCTTTGCTTGGCGTTTAGCGCATGGTTTGGAGTATGCTGAACGCGCAGATGATCCAACTCATGTTTGTACTAGATAAAATAACTAGGATTTAGGCACTATATATAAAACCTGCCATAATATGAATAAACGAAATTACATCGTTTTCAGTTTTGGGAATAACTGATTGAGTAGGTGCGTCAGATAGAGAAAATCTGTTTTTTGTGAAATTATCGGGTCTGACGCACCCTACAACAGATAAAATCCACATTTCATATTTGGTGAACTTCGTCAATGGGTAAGTCCTAATAATTAATCCAAAATCTAAAATCTAAAATCCAAAATTGATTATGTGGGCAATTTTAAGCGGAATTGAAGGAAATTTAGCAGCTTATGAGGCTGTGATAGCTGATATTAAGCTGAGAAATCGTTATGTAGAGGCATTGTATATTATCGGTGATTTAGTTGGACCTCGACGGGAATGTGAACAGCTAGTGAAAAGGGTGAAATCACCGCGACGGGGTGAATTAGAACCAATGATTTGCAAGGGATGGTGGGAAGAACAATGTTTGATTTTACATGGTTTGGGTCCGACTGGAGATGCACCGGAATTGCTGGCAAAATATGGGGGTGATACGGTGCGGATGTTGTGGGATTGTGTTTCCCGTCAGACTGTACAATGGTTGCGAAATCTGGATTTTGGTTTTTTTGAATTAGATTGTTTATTAATACACGGTTCAACAATGGGTGTAAATGATGAACTGACTCCCGATACTCCTCCTATTCAAATGTTAGACCGATTGTCAAGAATGCAAGCAAATAATCTATTTTGCGGTCGTTCTGGGTTAACTTTTCAGTATCAGTTACAAGCCGGATCTATTACCAGTGAAATTATTACTCTTGATCATCAATTGTCTCCACAAACAGTCACAGTTACTCCTCGTCAAGTGATTGGAGTGGGAGGTGTGGGAAGGACTCCAGGAGAAGCAACTTATACTCTTTACAATCCTGGGACAAATCAGGTGCAGTTTAAAACTGTTTTTTATGGACAGAGTAAGGGTTTTCAAAAGCACCCGCAGAGTAAAACCTGATAAGCTGTTACCAAGGTAATTTTAACTGCTGTTTTGGGGGATCTGTTACCAGATTTGTCTATTATCAGCAGTTATACAAAATAATAATATTTGACTACAAATAAATTAATGTTATGGCAATTCCCAGTCCAGGTACTTATAAGAAGTCAGAATTAAACGCAGATAAACACAGATGAACACAGATAATTTTGTACCTCGTTAGACTAGGAAACCCTATATTTCACCGAAAATGGAAATGCAACAGATTAATTGTCTTGAATAACTTAAAAAAATGTATTCATGGTAACAAAATTCAACCTATTGTGAGGGGATCATGATATAAATTGCTGACTATTCATAAAAACTTATATAAATCCAGATCGCGATATATATACTTTAGGAAAACGACTGATCAGAAATCCTGATTAAAAAATATTGCAATAACTTGATTTAGTTGCTAATGTGTGTAGGTACGACAGCACTGGTGAATGCTCGGATCATTTAAAAGAGGTGAAATCAATGAGCTTTATCCATCCTGCCAAAAGTTTTTTATGTTGATTAAACAATCCTGACAACGAGGAATTTCTGCTTTCGAGAAGCAATAAAGGGGTATTGCAAATGAGCAGAAAAAATAGCTTCCATCTTGTCACTGCATAGAGATTTGATTTTTGTTTACCATTCATCAATTGTCTTACCTGTTGATTGCCAAGAAGGCAAACGGAAGACAAAAAATGAAGAATTTAGAGGTGAAAACCGATGAAGATTCAAGGAAAAGTTGCACTCATTACCGGGGCTTCTCGTGGCATTGGTAAGGCGATCGCCCTAGAATTAGCCAAACAAGGCATGAAAAGGTTAATATTAGTGGCACGCGATCACCAAAAGTTAGCCGAAGTAGCCGCAGAAATCGAAGCTTTGGGCGTAGAAACTACAATCATGGCTTTAGACTTAACTCACTCAATCAACGTCAACATAGCCGTAGCCCAACTTTGGCGCAGTTATGGACCAATTCATCTACTCGTAAATTGTGCCGGAGTCGCACATCAAAACTCATTTCTGCAATCAAAACTCCCCCAACTGCAAGAAGAACTCTCCGTCAATTTGTTGGGAATGTACACCCTCACCAGCTTGATAGCCAAACGCATGGTTAGTCAAAAGAAAGGGATCATTGTCAATGTCTCCAGTTTAATGGGGAAAGTTGCCGCCCCGACAATGGCCACATATTCCGCCACTAAGTTTGCCATTGTCGGATTTACCCAAGCACTACGTCAAGAACTTGCTCAACACAATGTCCGCGTTATCGCCTTACTCCCTTCCCTGACGGAAACAGACATGGTGCGTGACTTGCAATCATTTCGAGGCGTAATCCCCATGACACCCGAACAAGTCGCCCAAGCGCTCGTCATCGGCATAGAAAACGATACCGCAGAAATCCTAGTCGGCTGGCAATCTCACTTAGCCGTATTATGCCAACGTCTCGCCCCTTGGTTACTGGAAATCATCATGCAACTAGCAACACCCAAAAAACCATTACCTGACGCTGCGGGATAAAATTCAACCCATTTGAGTTTTGTTTCGCACGATCTCTTTTAGAGATACTGAAGGGTAGAGGCTAATCAGCAAAGACACAAAAAACTCTTTGTGTCTTTGCGTAAATTGACACTCTCAGCGGCTTTAGCTACTGAGCTTTACGCTTACCGGATATTCCTGTAAAGTTAAAAAATGGTAGGTTGGGTTAAGCGTCAGCGCAACCCAACTAAAAATTTGATAATGTTGATTTTTAGGCTTTACTAAACTTTATTACCCCATAAATGATTATGAGAACCAAGGAGAAAAATATATGCAAGTAAGACAAGAAATTTTTGATATTGATGCAGGTTTAATAACATATCAAATATGAGCAAGCTAACATCAATGGTAAAGCAATAAAAGGATCTAGATATTATGAAGATAATAACAATACTTTGAATTTAACTTCTGTTTCTTGTCAAATTTCTCTGGCTGATATTTATGAAAAAATAGACTTTACCAGTGCAGAATCATAATTATTTGTCTGAATCAGGATGTGCAGGATTTGAGGATTTACAGGATTTTGATTTTATTTGTGGTGTACTAATATTTTAATTTTAGGACTTACGCAAGTGTCACACTAAAAATCTGTTGTAGGGTGCGTNNNNNNNNNNNNNNNNNNNNNNNNNNNNNNNNNNNNNNNNNNNNNNNNNNNNNNNNNNNNNNNNNNNNNNNNNNNNNNNNNNNNNNNNNNNNNNNNNNNNNNNNNNNNNNNNNNNNNNNNNNNACCAATGTGCCAGTTGCGTAAGTCCTGAATTTATCAGAATCAGGATATCCAGGATTTAAGGATTAACAGGATGTAACTGTTCACACTCCCCCCTATCTTTAAGGAGAGATCAAGGGTTTCGATAATTTTAGAGGGGGGGGAGTGAATAACTACAACAGGATGTTGTTTAAAAGTATCATGTTTTGATTTTTGATTGTCCATCTTTATCTGTGTTTATCGGCGTTTATCGGCGTTTAATTATTTTGGTATTACTGTTAGATTACTAATTTTTTTAAACGAACCACAGAGGACACGGAGGACACAGAGAAAAAATATCAGTTATCTTTGTGTGGGAAGGGAGTAATTTTCTCGTTCATCTAATTAATTATCTCAAAATTGGGGAAGCTTTCATCAGAAAATAAAATCCTGTAAATCCTCAAATCCTGGATATCCTGATTCTGATTTAATAATTTTCTGAAAGCTTTAGATGTTAGAGTTTACAAATCTCGATGCGAGAGACCCACAACCTTAGTAACCAATCCAAACACCACCAAGGCCTGGATTTCTCACCAAGGCTCTCAAAGCCTTATAAAATCTAGATTCTGGATTTTCACACTGCTGCAAAAATGCCCCTGTGCAAAATCGCTGAAACCCATTGTGTGTAAGGATTTAGAAGACTGTGATAGCGAAGCACTCCGTAGGAATTGCATTGTTTGTGATAAATGCGGGGGTAGGCGCAAAGACGCAAAGTGTTTTTTAGGGTCTTTGCATAAAGTAAAGTTAAAAAATGGTAGGTTGGGTTAAGCGGAAGCGCAACCCAAGGAAAAGTTTGATAATATTAATTTTGGGTTTAACTTCACTGTATTATTCCATAATTGATGAAGGATTGATATTGATGACGAGAAGCAAGGAGAATAGTTTATGCAAGTAAGACAAGAAATTTTTGATACTTATTGGCGATTTGCTGCTATGCGTCAAGAAGTTTTTTTCAACAAACTTAAAAATGTATCACTACCTTGGACGAGTGATCCTATTCTTAATACTTATAAATTTTGTAATGCTTATCGAGTAAGTGATCGGGTTTCTCAATATCTGATCAAAAATGTAATTTATGATGAAAATAGGAGCAAAAATGAAGAAGAAGTTTTATTCAGGATTTTGCTATTTAAAATTTTTAATAAAATAGAAACTTGGGAATATTTAGAAAAAAAAATAGGAGATTATATTACACTGTCTAATTTTGATTTAGACGTATATTCAAACATATTACAAGAGGCTATGGATCTTGGATATGTGATTTATACAAGTGCATATATGTCCTGTGCTAGTAAAGAATTTGGTTATGATAAAAAACACCAGAACCATTTGGCATTAATTGATAAAATGGTTGTCCAAGACAGGGTAATTAATTCTATCGTTAAAGCTAAAACTTTAGAAGAGATTTTTCATATTATTGAATCATATCCATTGTTAGGTAAGTTTATGGCTTACCAATTAGCAACAGATATTAACTATAGTGAAGTTATCAACTTTGATGAAAATAGTTTTACCATAGCAGGACCAGGAGCAGAAAGAGGTATTAATAAATGTTTTATTGATACCGAGGGAAAAAGTTATGCTGATGTCATTCATTGGATGACAGAAAATCAAGAAAATGAATTTCAACGTTTGGGTTTAAATTTTCAATCTCTCTGGGGTCGTCCATTACAAGCTATAGATTGTCAAAATCTTTTTTGTGAAACTGATAAATACTGTCGAGCCGCATTTCCTGATTTAAAAAGTAATCGTAAAAAGATAAAAGCAAAATTTACTGCAACTCCTCAGCCAATTGATTATTTTTATCCACCTAAATGGTGTATTAACGAGAAAGTTCAAGAAACTTTAGCTCAGAGATTACCACCATTAGAAATTCCTAATTTGCAGGATAATTGTCAGCAGTTATCTTTAGAATTAGATTCTTTTGTAAAAACTACATCTGAAATTCCGAATTGTATATCAAAACAACATAAAAAAAATGGGCAAAAAACTACGCTAAAAAAATCAACCCTTTTGCAAAATACAGACGCAGCAAAATCTCAACAGTTGTGTCTTTTTTGATATTTTCTAATATTTATAAATCAAGACTAATTCAGGGTAAAACACATGGAAATAAAAGGATATGCCGAGATTGATATTACTAAAAAGTATCGCTATTTATTAGGACGTAAATGGGATGAAACTTTGCCGCAAGTTACCTTTATAATGCTTAACCCAAGTAAGGCTGATGAAAATGAAGGTGATCCCACACTGACTAGATGTATTAACTTTACCCGGTCTTGGAAGAAATACGGTTCTCTTGAACTGGTTAATTTATTCGCTTATCGTGCTACAAAACCCTATGAACTTCGCCAAGTAGATGACCCTGTGGGACCCAAAAATAACTATTATATTGAATTAGCAACACAACGCGCTGACTTAATTATTTTAGCTTGGGGTGGTGGTGCGAATAAGCATACCAGAATTAAAAATCGTGATAAGGAAGTGCTAAGTCTAATTTCTCGTCAACAACCTATTTATTGTCTAGAGCTAACAAAGAAAGGATTTCCACATCATCCGAGAGGTCTTAGAAATAATCTAGAGCCAATTATTTTTCCCTATCAACAAAGCTAAATTTCAAATTGTAATGGTGACACTTTTTAAGTATTACTCAGATTTGTATTTTGTCTCTATAAAAATCAACAACAACATTGAAATTTGAGGAATTGCATTATGAATTTTTCTGAATATCAATTACAAGCATTGAATACAGATCAAATTCCTGCTGTTGAAGGTAGTGAATTAATCATACCCTTACTAGGTTTAGTTGGTGAAGTTGGTTCATTAATGACAGAATATAAAAAACATTTACGCGATGGTGAAGCACACAAATTATTTAAAGAAGGAATTGCAGAAGAATTAGGAGATATGCTTTGGTATATTTCCAATATAGCCAGTAAATTTAACCTTAATTTACAAGAAATTGCAGAAGATAATTTAAGAAAGTGCAATGACCGTTGGGGATGGAGAGATTCAACAGAAACAGATAATAAAAATACAAGTTATATCTTTGATAATGAATTTCCAGAACATGAAAGTTTACCACGACAATTTGAAGTAGAAATTACAGAGATAAGCAAAGATAATTCAGTCAAAATGAAAGCATTTATAAATAAAGAACAAATAGGAAATGACCTCACAGATAATTCCTATAAAAGTGATGGCTACCGCTTTCATGATATTTTTCATTTTTCCTATGCCGCAGTTTTAGGCTGGTCTGTAGTTACTCGTAGTATTCTTAAACGTAAGCGCAAAAGTAATCCTCTTATTGACGAAGTTGAAGACGGAGGGCGTGCAGTAGCTATTGAAGAAGGTATATCAGCACTTGTATTTAGCTATGCTAAAGATCACGGTTTTTTAGAAGGTGTTTCAACATTAGATTATCAACTATTGAAGACCATCAAAAATATGACATCTCATTTAGAAGTGTCTTGTTGTTCGCTAGGAGTTTGGGAGAAAGCTATTTTCATGGGTTATGATGTCTGGCGACAGGTGGAGAAAAATCGAGGAGGAACGGTAGTTGTTGACCTTGATGCAGGCTTGATAACCTATCAAATAGGAGTAAGCTAACATCAAGGGTAAAGCAATAAAAGGATCTAAATATCATGACTATTGCACAAGAAACACGCTACTATTCACCTAAAGAATACCTGGAATTTGAGGTAAATTCAGAACTACGTCACGAATATATTGATGGATTAATTATCCCCATGACAGGCGGAACACCAAATCATAATAAAATAGCTGGTAATTTATATGTTGCCATACATTTTGCTCTTAAACGTCAGCCTTATGAGGTCTATTATACTGACCAACGGCTTTGGATTCCTAAACGACGGATTCATACTTATCCTGATGTAATGGTTGTCCAAACTCCCCTAGTGTTTGAAGAAGGAAGAAATGATACTATTACTAATCCGGTGATGATAGCTGAAGTCTTATCAAAATCTACTAAAGGTTATGATAGAGATGAAAAGTTTGCAGCTTATCGGACTATTGCCAATTTTCAAGAATATATTTTAATTGACCAATACACAATTCACGTTGAACAATATGTTAAAACTGATCATAAAAAATGGATATTTTTAGAATATGAAGATATTAACGATACTTTAAATTTAACTTCTGTTTCTTGTCAAATTTCTCTGGCTGATATTTATGAAAAAATAGACTTTACTAGTGCAGAATCATAATTATTTGTCTGATAGCGTAGCGTGGCGTAGCGTGGCGTAGCCATATCAGGATATCCAGGATTTAAGGATTTACAGGATGTTGTTTGAAAGTGTCGTGTTTTGATTTTTTATTGTCCATCTTTATCTGTGTTTATTTGCGTTTATCTGCGTTCAATTATTCTTGATATTACTGTTACATTGGCATTTTTTTAACGAACCACTCCAGACACAGAGGACACAGAGAAAAAATATCGGTTACCTTTTGATTCACGCAATTAATTATGTTTAGAAGTCGGGGATCTTTGACCACAAAATAAAATCCTGTAAATCCTAAAATCCTGGACATCCTGATTCAGACAGTTAACCCCCAAAAAAACCACCCCACACCTCAGACAGATGAAAAGGTATAGACTCAGTATCTAAAATATGATATCAAAGCCCGATTGATACCAAAAGTATGAATTCAAACTTTCATATTTGGACGCTGACACCTACAGATGTCTACAAGACACTAA harbors:
- a CDS encoding Uma2 family endonuclease, producing the protein MTIAQETRYYSPKEYLEFEVNSELRHEYIDGLIIPMTGGTPNHNKIAGNLYVAIHFALKRQPYEVYYTDQRLWIPKRRIHTYPDVMVVQTPLVFEEGRNDTITNPVMIAEVLSKSTKGYDRDEKFAAYRTIANFQEYILIDQYTIHVEQYVKTDHKKWIFLEYEDINDTLNLTSVSCQISLADIYEKIDFTSAES
- the folE gene encoding GTP cyclohydrolase I FolE, with translation MTLSIRPELTAADVISSLSHQQQPTVTEADMMQAVRTLLIGLGENPDREGLKDTPKRVVKALKFLTNGYDQSVDELLNGAVFTEDANEMVLVRDIDIFSSCEHHILPIIGRAHVAYIPNGKVIGLSKIARICEMYARRLQVQERLTLQIANALQGLLKPQGVAVVIEATHMCMVMRGVQKPGSWTVTSTMRGVFSEDERTREEFMNLIRHNANFK
- a CDS encoding nucleoside triphosphate pyrophosphohydrolase family protein, which translates into the protein MNFSEYQLQALNTDQIPAVEGSELIIPLLGLVGEVGSLMTEYKKHLRDGEAHKLFKEGIAEELGDMLWYISNIASKFNLNLQEIAEDNLRKCNDRWGWRDSTETDNKNTSYIFDNEFPEHESLPRQFEVEITEISKDNSVKMKAFINKEQIGNDLTDNSYKSDGYRFHDIFHFSYAAVLGWSVVTRSILKRKRKSNPLIDEVEDGGRAVAIEEGISALVFSYAKDHGFLEGVSTLDYQLLKTIKNMTSHLEVSCCSLGVWEKAIFMGYDVWRQVEKNRGGTVVVDLDAGLITYQIGVS
- a CDS encoding metallophosphoesterase family protein; translated protein: MKIAVMSCIHGNYEALDAVLLDIDAQKAEKIFCVGDLVGYGPHPNAVINQIRSLDIPTCAGCWDEDIVEGLNACDCSYPSLLAEKRGIQAHEWTNKEIHPENREFLASLPYSLQWQNLAFVHGSPHSNHEYLLPELDAFVALERVLSTGADVLFCGHTHVPYSRNLNAGELQVQVDNPAASRKISFSSALKKIVNVGSVGEPRHGRPNATYVIYETDTQGVTLREVTYDYQKTCAAIIEKGLPEIFAWRLAHGLEYAERADDPTHVCTR
- a CDS encoding nucleotide kinase domain-containing protein, coding for MQVRQEIFDTYWRFAAMRQEVFFNKLKNVSLPWTSDPILNTYKFCNAYRVSDRVSQYLIKNVIYDENRSKNEEEVLFRILLFKIFNKIETWEYLEKKIGDYITLSNFDLDVYSNILQEAMDLGYVIYTSAYMSCASKEFGYDKKHQNHLALIDKMVVQDRVINSIVKAKTLEEIFHIIESYPLLGKFMAYQLATDINYSEVINFDENSFTIAGPGAERGINKCFIDTEGKSYADVIHWMTENQENEFQRLGLNFQSLWGRPLQAIDCQNLFCETDKYCRAAFPDLKSNRKKIKAKFTATPQPIDYFYPPKWCINEKVQETLAQRLPPLEIPNLQDNCQQLSLELDSFVKTTSEIPNCISKQHKKNGQKTTLKKSTLLQNTDAAKSQQLCLF
- a CDS encoding SDR family NAD(P)-dependent oxidoreductase, with translation MKIQGKVALITGASRGIGKAIALELAKQGMKRLILVARDHQKLAEVAAEIEALGVETTIMALDLTHSINVNIAVAQLWRSYGPIHLLVNCAGVAHQNSFLQSKLPQLQEELSVNLLGMYTLTSLIAKRMVSQKKGIIVNVSSLMGKVAAPTMATYSATKFAIVGFTQALRQELAQHNVRVIALLPSLTETDMVRDLQSFRGVIPMTPEQVAQALVIGIENDTAEILVGWQSHLAVLCQRLAPWLLEIIMQLATPKKPLPDAAG
- the hisI gene encoding phosphoribosyl-AMP cyclohydrolase: MVLATEMIGNLKFNEQGLIPAIAQDYYDGTVLMMAWMNAESIQKTLATGEVHYWSRSRSQLWHKGATSAHIQKVKELFYDCDGDTILIKIEQVGGIACHTGVRSCFFNYVEILPHKL
- a CDS encoding metallophosphatase — protein: MIMWAILSGIEGNLAAYEAVIADIKLRNRYVEALYIIGDLVGPRRECEQLVKRVKSPRRGELEPMICKGWWEEQCLILHGLGPTGDAPELLAKYGGDTVRMLWDCVSRQTVQWLRNLDFGFFELDCLLIHGSTMGVNDELTPDTPPIQMLDRLSRMQANNLFCGRSGLTFQYQLQAGSITSEIITLDHQLSPQTVTVTPRQVIGVGGVGRTPGEATYTLYNPGTNQVQFKTVFYGQSKGFQKHPQSKT
- a CDS encoding CobW C-terminal domain-containing protein, translating into MSLPIITVVAGLSGSGKTTWICQQIRDISSVEKVIYFCPGTGNIPIDQTKIATEFPDLNLFGDGQEIEFLHQIPTADSVYMELGAYLELDSVSKILDHFTYSAIAVIPPELKNSEYDSWANEIIYGAPAPIIIGENLWRVATTGQVIDENSLEAFWYEITHGAYGIVTRAKAIFDVNDGRSLYCDFVNGVPQIDFLELDLPRHLQGRPQRFSGIEIVGKNLDETALKATLSDCCLSESLIFQYQQQVQQILLEGEQG
- a CDS encoding DUF1643 domain-containing protein: MEIKGYAEIDITKKYRYLLGRKWDETLPQVTFIMLNPSKADENEGDPTLTRCINFTRSWKKYGSLELVNLFAYRATKPYELRQVDDPVGPKNNYYIELATQRADLIILAWGGGANKHTRIKNRDKEVLSLISRQQPIYCLELTKKGFPHHPRGLRNNLEPIIFPYQQS